ACATCCTCATCGGCGTGCTGGCTGTCCAGGCGGCGGTGGGCGAGGGCGGCCAGGCGACTGACCAGGCCGGCGCACTCACCCGCATCGCGAGCCTGCCGTTCGGCAAGGCGATTCTCGGCCTTCTGATCGTCGGCTTGATCGGCTATGCGCTCTGGCGCACCGCTCAGGCCGCTATGGACACCGAGCACCAGGGCAGCGACGCCAAGGGCCTCCTGACGCGCGCGCTCTGCCTGGGCATCGCCGGCACCTACGGCGGACTCGCACTCTCGGCGCTGAAGCTGCTGACCAGCGGCCAGGCGAGCGCCAGCAGCAGCGAGAAGACCCAGGGGTGGACGACCTGGCTGATGGATCAGCCGTTCGGCATCTGGCTCGTCGGACTGGTTGGCGCGGCGATCGTCGCGAACGGCCTGGCGCAGTTCTACAGGGCCTACAAGTCGAGCCTGACCGACGATCTCCACCTGACTGACGTTGGCGCGCAGCACGCCGACCTCGTCAC
This genomic interval from Chloroflexota bacterium contains the following:
- a CDS encoding DUF1206 domain-containing protein, encoding MHAPAATAPRTQGPLDDVGRGIEAGARATRPGIEILGRLGYAAKGAVYILIGVLAVQAAVGEGGQATDQAGALTRIASLPFGKAILGLLIVGLIGYALWRTAQAAMDTEHQGSDAKGLLTRALCLGIAGTYGGLALSALKLLTSGQASASSSEKTQGWTTWLMDQPFGIWLVGLVGAAIVANGLAQFYRAYKSSLTDDLHLTDVGAQHADLVTKIGRAGYAARGVAFVMIGGFLVGAAMHHNPSEAQGLDGILATLVAQPFGPYLLGVVAIGLAAYGVFALVEARYRRMVIL